Part of the Vibrio ishigakensis genome, ATCGTTGCAGGTAACAACCTAGACGAAGCACTAGCGCTATCTCAAGCGAAAGAGTTCCCTGGTCTTAAAGGTATGGACCTAGCTAAGGTTGTAACCACTAAAGAAGCTTACCCTTGGAAACAAGGTTCTTGGACGCTAACCGGCGGCCTTCCAGAAGCGAAAGATGATTCAGAACTGCCATTCCATGTTGTAGCGTATGACTTCGGTGCTAAGCGTAACATCCTGCGCATGCTAGTTGACCGCGGTTGCCGCCTAACGGTTGTTCCAGCTGAAACCTCAGCTGAAGAAGTATTGGCTCTAAACCCAGACGGCGTATTCCTATCGAATGGCCCTGGTGACCCAGAACCATGTACTTATGCTATTGAAGCAACTAAGACCTTCCTAGATAAAGGCCTACCAATCTTTGGTATCTGCCTAGGTCACCAAATTCTAGCTCTAGCGTCTGGCGCTAAGACTGTGAAGATGAAGTTCGGTCACCACGGTGCTAACCACCCGGTTAAAGACCTAGACCGCGACGTAGTAATGATTACTTCTCAGAACCACGGTTTCGCCGCTGACGAAGACTCTCTACCAGAGAACCTACGTGCTACGCACAAGTCACTATTCGACGGTTCACTTCAAGGTATCCATCGCACAGATAAGCCTGCATTCAGCTTCCAGGGTCACCCTGAAGCAAGCCCTGGTCCGCACGATGCAGCACCTCTATTTGACCACTTCATCGAACTGATTAAAGAACACAAAGCGTAATTGGAGTAGCAGAGAAATGCCAAAACGTAATGACTTAAAAAGCATTCTAATTCTAGGTGCTGGCCCGATCGTTATCGGTCAGGCGTGTGAGTTTGACTACTCTGGTGCGCAAGCGTGTAAAGCACTTCGCGAAGAAGGCTACCGAGTAATCCTGGTTAACTCAAACCCAGCGACTATCATGACTGACCCAGAAATGGCTGATGCAACATACATCGAGCCAATCCACTGGGAAGTAGTTCGCAAAATCATTGAGAAAGAGCGTCCCGATGCAGTACTACCTACTATGGGTGGTCAGACTGCACTTAACTGTGCTCTGGACCTAGAGAAGCACGGCGTGCTTGAAGAGTTCGGCGTAGAAATGATCGGTGCAACTGCAGATGCTATCGATAAAGCAGAAGACCGTTCTCGCTTCGATAAGGCGATGAAGTCAATCGGACTTGAGTGTCCACGCGCTGACACAGCTAAAACAATGGAAGAAGCATACGCTGTACTAGATATGGTTGGCTTCCCATGTATCATCCGTCCTTCATTTACTATGGGTGGTACCGGTGGCGGTATCGCGTATAACAAAGAAGAGTTCGAAGAGATCTGTCGCCGTGGTCTGGACCTGTCTCCAACTAACGAGCTTCTAATCGATGAATCACTGATCGGTTGGAAAGAGTACGAGATGGAAGTAGTTCGCGACAAAGCGGATAACTGCATCATCGTATGTTCTATCGAAAACTTCGACCCTATGGGTATCCACACTGGTGACTCAATCACTGTAGCGCCTGCACAGACGCTAACAGACAAAGAGTACCAGCTAATGCGTAACGCATCTCTAGCGGTACTGCGTGAGATCGGTGTAGAAACAGGTGGTTCAAACGTACAGTTTGGTATCAACCCGAAAGATGGCCGTATGGTTATCATCGAGATGAACCCACGTGTATCTCGTTCTTCTGCTCTGGCTTCTAAAGCAACTGGTTTCCCAATCGCTAAGATTGCAGCGAAACTAGCGGTAGGCTTTACCCTAGATGAGCTACAAAACGACATCACTGGCGGCGCAACTCCAGCATCGTTCGAACCTACTATCGACTACGTAGTAACTAAGATCCCTCGCTTCAACTTTGAGAAGTTTGCAGGTGCTAACGACCGTCTGACTACTCAGATGAAGTCTGTTGGTGAGGTTATGGCTATCGGTCGTAACCAACAAGAATCGCTACAAAAAGCGCTACGTGGTTTAGAAGTTGGTGCTAACGGCTTCGATCCTATGGTTGACCTAGACGCTCCAGACGCACTTACTAAGATCCGTCACGAGCTGAAAGACGCGGGTGCAGAGCGTATCTGGTACATCGCGGATGCATTCCGTGCAGGTATGTCTGTAGATGGCGTATTCAATCTAACTGCTATCGACCGCTGGTTCCTAGTTCAAATCGAAGAGCTAATTAAGCTTGAGGAGCAGGTTAAAGCTGGCGGTTTCGCAGGCCTTAACCAAGACACATTGCGCATCATGAAGCGCAAAGGCTTCTCTGATGCTCGTCTATCTGACCTACTAGGTGTTTCTGAAAGCGAAATCCGTCGCCTACGCGACCAGTACGATATCCACCCTGTTTACAAGCGTGTTGATACCTGTGCTGCTGAGTTCTCTTCAGACACGGCTTACATGTACTCGTCTTACGATGAAGAGTGTGAAGCTAACCCGACTGACAAAGACAAGATCATGGTTCTTGGCGGCGGTCCAAACCGTATCGGTCAAGGTATCGAGTTCGACTACTGCTGTGTTCACGCATCTCTAGCGCTACGTGAAGACGGCTATGAAACCATCATGGTTAACTGTAACCCTGAAACGGTTTCTACTGACTACGACACATCAGATCGTCTGTACTTTGAGCCTGTAACCCTAGAAGACGTGCTTTCAATCGTTCGCGTTGAGAAGCCAAAAGGCGTTATCGTTCAGTACGGTGGTCAGACTCCACTTAAACTAGCTCGTGCACTTGAAGCAGCAGGCGTGCCAATCATCGGTACTAGCCCAGATGCAATCGACCGTGCAGAAGACCGTGAGCGTTTTCAGGTTGCTGTTGACCGTCTTGGCCTACTTCAGCCAGAGAACGCAACTGTAACCACTATGGACCAAGCGGTTGAGAAGTCTAAAGAAATTGGCTTCCCACTGGTTGTTCGTCCTTCATACGTACTTGGTGGTCGTGCGATGGAAATCGTATACGACGAGCAAGACCTACGCCGCTACTTCAACGAAGCAGTAAGCGTATCTAATGAATCTCCAGTTCTTCTGGACCGCTTCCTAGATGACGCAACTGAGGTTGATATCGATGCTATCTGTGACGGTGAGCGCGTAGTAATCGGCGGCATCATGGAGCACATCGAGCAAGCGGGTGTTCACTCAGGTGACTCAGCGTGTTCTCTACCGGCTTACACCCTAAGTCAAGAGATCCAAGACACCATGCGTGAGCAAGTAGAAAAGCTAGCGTTTGAACTAGGTGTTCGCGGTCTAATGAATACTCAGTTCGCAGTTAAAGACAACGAGGTTTACCTAATCGAGGTTAACCCACGTGCTGCACGTACTGTGCCTTTCGTATCTAAGGCAACAGGTGCACCACTTGCGAAAATCGCTGCACGCGTAATGGCGGGTCAATCTCTTGAGTCTCAAGGCTTCACTAAAGAGATCATCCCACCTTACTATTCAGTGAAAGAAGTTGTTCTACCATTCAACAAGTTCCCTGGTGTTGACCCACTATTGGGCCCTGAAATGCGCTCAACAGGTGAGGTTATGGGTGTAGGTGCAACCTTCGCTGAAGCATTCGCTAAAGCTGAGCTTGGTTGTGGCAAGATCTACCCAGAAGGTGGCCGTGCACTTTTATCTGTTCGTGAAGGCGACAAGCAACGCGTTGTGGACCTAGCATCTAAGATGATCAAGCTTGGTTATCAGCTAGACGCTACTCACGGCACTGCGGTAATCCTAGGTGAAGCAGGCATTAACCCACGTCTAGTAAACAAGGTACACGAGGGTCGTCCTCATATCCTTGACCGTATCAAGAACAACGAGTACACCTACATCGTAAACACGGCTGCTGGTCGTCAAGCGATTGAAGACTCTAAAGTTCTTCGTCGCGGTGCACTGGGTGAGAAGGTGAACTACACCACAACGCTAAACGCAGCGTTTGCAGCTTGTATGTCTCATACTGCTGATGCGAAAAGCAGCGTGACTTCAGTTCAAGAGCTGCACGCAAAAGTGAAATCAAGCCTAGCTTAATTCACTGGTACAACTTTTAAAAAAATAATAACTAGTGGAGCAACTTGCTCCACATAGACAACCTCATTGCCCGCTATGTTAGCGGGCTTTTTTTCGTCTGAAGAAAGCCAAATGTAACTGATGAAAATATGGAATAGGTTAATATCCAAGCTTTCCCTTTAGCCACACCTATAGGGGTGCTATTGTTCGCCCTCTTATTTGGTTTTATTGCACACAGGAAGTACAAGTTTGGAGTTTAGTCTCGAGGTGCTCACCTTTTTATTCTTTGTCGCAAGCCTAGCGGGTTTTATTGACGCTATGGCGGGCGGTGGTGGTCTGTTGACGGTTCCTGCATTGTTGGCGGCGGGTGTACCTCCTACACAAGCCCTTGCGACCAATAAACTGCAGAGCTCATTCGGCAGTTTTTCAGCGAGTTTGTACTTTATTCGTAATGGTCTAGTCAGCCTGAAAGAGATGCGCCTTGCGATATTCTTCACCTTTATCGGAGCTGCAATAGGTGCTGAGGCGGTACAGTTTATCGACGCCTCTATATTGACTAGTCTGATCCCAGTACTGCTAATCCTGATCTCTCTGTATTTCTTGCTTGCACCACCAACGCGTGAGTCTTCTCACGGCAAACAGAAGATCTCAGATGCCATGTTTGCGCTCACTGTAGGTGGAAGTGTTGGCTTCTATGATGGCTTCTTCGGCCCTGGCACTGGCTCTATCTTTACCGTTTGCTTTGTGGCGATTGGACATTTCTCACTGGTGGATGCAACCGCGCGTACCAAGGTGCTGAACTTCACTTCCAACTTTGCAGCGCTGACCTTTTTTATCATCGCAGGTCTGCCTATCTGGGAGATAGGTTTAGTGATGGCTGTCGGCGGCTTTATTGGCGCTAGATTAGGGGCGAAAGTGGTGATAAGCAAAGGGCAAAAATGGATTCGCCCTATGGTGATTGTGATGTCTATGGTGATGGCAGGTAAGCTGCTTTGGGAACAACATCAGCAATGGTTTGTATCATTCTTCTGACCCGTTCGCTCTTTTCGCTACTCACTCGAACACAGACATAGATAGGTCTGTACAGGTGATTCAGTTCTTCGAATCGATAGGCATAGTCTTCTGATATAGAGAGAGCTTTGACAATTGAGTAGGGAACCAGAGCAGGGGCGAGTCCGCCAAGGGCAAGCTGAGCGGCTGCAGTGTAGGAGTCCATCTCCATAGCGGGCGCAATACCTATCTTGCTCAGTTGTGGTCTTTGATAGCTATTGGCTGGGTTAGAAAGGTCATTGCAGATAAGGGTGTCGGGCAGTGTATCTAGCTTTTCTTTGCTAACCACATAGAAGGGTTCATCTAGTAGATGATAGACTTTCAAACCATGGTGCGCAGGCAGAAAGCCGGCACACAGACCTATAGTCGCTCTTCCTGATTGCACATTCTCTACTATGCGTGGAGTGTGGTTGGTGCTGATGGTAAAGCTGCTTTCCACCTGCTTAAGCTCAGTGATTTTTTCACTCAGATAACCAGCTATCAGGGTTTCAGAGCAGTCCATAGTGATAGGTGTGTGTTCTGAGATGTTCTGTTGATCAAATATCCTCCCTTGTAACTCAAGAAAGCTAGGGCCTATGTTCTCTATCAAACGCTCCGCATCGGCAGTGAGTTTGATCTGCCTACCATCGGGTTCAACTAACTTTTTGTTAAGACGCTTTTCAAGGTTCGAGATACGCTTACTCACCGCAGATTGACTGATGTAGAGTTGCGAGCCTGCCTTACTCATGGTCTTATGCTTGCTAAGAACGATTAGGGTTTCGATGCCTTCCAGTAGCATAGTAGGTATGAAATTTAGGAATCAGTTCTCTCAAGTTAGATGATCTCGAGGCAAAAGAAAAGGCATCC contains:
- the carA gene encoding glutamine-hydrolyzing carbamoyl-phosphate synthase small subunit, coding for MNKPALLVLEDGTVFRGVSIGADGSAVGEVVFNTSMTGYQEILTDPSYSQQIVTLTYPHIGNTGTNSEDEESTSIHAQGLVIRDLPLIASNFRNEQSLSDYLKSQNIVGIADIDTRKLTRVLREKGAQNGCIVAGNNLDEALALSQAKEFPGLKGMDLAKVVTTKEAYPWKQGSWTLTGGLPEAKDDSELPFHVVAYDFGAKRNILRMLVDRGCRLTVVPAETSAEEVLALNPDGVFLSNGPGDPEPCTYAIEATKTFLDKGLPIFGICLGHQILALASGAKTVKMKFGHHGANHPVKDLDRDVVMITSQNHGFAADEDSLPENLRATHKSLFDGSLQGIHRTDKPAFSFQGHPEASPGPHDAAPLFDHFIELIKEHKA
- the carB gene encoding carbamoyl-phosphate synthase large subunit, with translation MPKRNDLKSILILGAGPIVIGQACEFDYSGAQACKALREEGYRVILVNSNPATIMTDPEMADATYIEPIHWEVVRKIIEKERPDAVLPTMGGQTALNCALDLEKHGVLEEFGVEMIGATADAIDKAEDRSRFDKAMKSIGLECPRADTAKTMEEAYAVLDMVGFPCIIRPSFTMGGTGGGIAYNKEEFEEICRRGLDLSPTNELLIDESLIGWKEYEMEVVRDKADNCIIVCSIENFDPMGIHTGDSITVAPAQTLTDKEYQLMRNASLAVLREIGVETGGSNVQFGINPKDGRMVIIEMNPRVSRSSALASKATGFPIAKIAAKLAVGFTLDELQNDITGGATPASFEPTIDYVVTKIPRFNFEKFAGANDRLTTQMKSVGEVMAIGRNQQESLQKALRGLEVGANGFDPMVDLDAPDALTKIRHELKDAGAERIWYIADAFRAGMSVDGVFNLTAIDRWFLVQIEELIKLEEQVKAGGFAGLNQDTLRIMKRKGFSDARLSDLLGVSESEIRRLRDQYDIHPVYKRVDTCAAEFSSDTAYMYSSYDEECEANPTDKDKIMVLGGGPNRIGQGIEFDYCCVHASLALREDGYETIMVNCNPETVSTDYDTSDRLYFEPVTLEDVLSIVRVEKPKGVIVQYGGQTPLKLARALEAAGVPIIGTSPDAIDRAEDRERFQVAVDRLGLLQPENATVTTMDQAVEKSKEIGFPLVVRPSYVLGGRAMEIVYDEQDLRRYFNEAVSVSNESPVLLDRFLDDATEVDIDAICDGERVVIGGIMEHIEQAGVHSGDSACSLPAYTLSQEIQDTMREQVEKLAFELGVRGLMNTQFAVKDNEVYLIEVNPRAARTVPFVSKATGAPLAKIAARVMAGQSLESQGFTKEIIPPYYSVKEVVLPFNKFPGVDPLLGPEMRSTGEVMGVGATFAEAFAKAELGCGKIYPEGGRALLSVREGDKQRVVDLASKMIKLGYQLDATHGTAVILGEAGINPRLVNKVHEGRPHILDRIKNNEYTYIVNTAAGRQAIEDSKVLRRGALGEKVNYTTTLNAAFAACMSHTADAKSSVTSVQELHAKVKSSLA
- a CDS encoding TSUP family transporter, yielding MEFSLEVLTFLFFVASLAGFIDAMAGGGGLLTVPALLAAGVPPTQALATNKLQSSFGSFSASLYFIRNGLVSLKEMRLAIFFTFIGAAIGAEAVQFIDASILTSLIPVLLILISLYFLLAPPTRESSHGKQKISDAMFALTVGGSVGFYDGFFGPGTGSIFTVCFVAIGHFSLVDATARTKVLNFTSNFAALTFFIIAGLPIWEIGLVMAVGGFIGARLGAKVVISKGQKWIRPMVIVMSMVMAGKLLWEQHQQWFVSFF
- a CDS encoding LysR family transcriptional regulator yields the protein MLLEGIETLIVLSKHKTMSKAGSQLYISQSAVSKRISNLEKRLNKKLVEPDGRQIKLTADAERLIENIGPSFLELQGRIFDQQNISEHTPITMDCSETLIAGYLSEKITELKQVESSFTISTNHTPRIVENVQSGRATIGLCAGFLPAHHGLKVYHLLDEPFYVVSKEKLDTLPDTLICNDLSNPANSYQRPQLSKIGIAPAMEMDSYTAAAQLALGGLAPALVPYSIVKALSISEDYAYRFEELNHLYRPIYVCVRVSSEKSERVRRMIQTIADVVPKAAYLPSP